From Paenibacillus sp. V4I7, one genomic window encodes:
- a CDS encoding tetratricopeptide repeat protein, which produces MNGEIQIQKAYESILGHDFEKAIEWFEKAIAEEPNNAAYHYKLSITFARSNKLHKAIEHASRALELVKDNEVYRYHLQVLHARELVEKAQKQLSAQSEHAERAIFLLKEAITLDPLAIEAYLILGEAFAFRKDYGRAYQTVMEAVRLEPHHEIAKQHAALYQQKMKL; this is translated from the coding sequence ATGAATGGAGAAATTCAAATACAGAAAGCGTACGAATCCATACTTGGTCATGATTTTGAAAAAGCCATTGAATGGTTTGAAAAAGCGATAGCTGAAGAACCAAACAATGCTGCCTATCACTACAAGCTATCGATTACTTTCGCAAGAAGTAACAAATTGCATAAAGCCATTGAGCATGCTTCTAGGGCATTAGAGTTGGTTAAAGATAATGAAGTTTATCGTTATCATCTGCAAGTGCTGCATGCAAGAGAATTAGTTGAAAAAGCACAAAAACAGCTAAGTGCCCAGTCAGAGCATGCGGAACGCGCGATTTTCTTACTGAAAGAAGCGATTACTCTTGATCCTCTGGCTATTGAAGCGTATCTTATTCTAGGAGAAGCATTTGCTTTTCGAAAGGATTATGGGAGAGCCTATCAAACCGTTATGGAAGCGGTTCGTTTGGAGCCTCACCATGAAATTGCGAAACAGCATGCGGCGCTCTACCAACAAAAGATGAAATTATAG
- the bshB1 gene encoding bacillithiol biosynthesis deacetylase BshB1 produces the protein MSESLDILIFGAHADDAEIGMGATIAKHTKRGLKVGLCDLTYAEMSSNGTVETRIEEAEQAASILGVKVRTNLGLPDRGLFATQANIERITQEIRKFKPRIVFAPYWQDRHPDHVACSGLVQEAVFNAKLRKYLLDSEPVNVEQMYFYFINDVYEADLMVDVTDCYDEKIAALSAYRSQFITGQGTVATPLNQGYIERVEARDRILGQKRMLSYAEGFVSKLPLVVDQFV, from the coding sequence ATGAGCGAATCTCTTGATATTCTTATATTTGGCGCGCATGCAGATGATGCTGAGATTGGCATGGGGGCCACGATTGCCAAACATACCAAGCGTGGGCTTAAGGTTGGACTTTGTGATTTAACCTATGCCGAAATGTCCTCTAATGGCACAGTGGAAACAAGGATCGAGGAGGCTGAACAAGCTGCGAGTATTCTTGGCGTGAAAGTTCGTACGAATCTGGGACTACCGGATCGAGGGTTATTTGCTACACAGGCAAATATTGAGCGTATTACGCAAGAAATCCGTAAATTTAAGCCGAGAATCGTATTTGCACCCTACTGGCAGGATCGGCATCCAGACCATGTAGCCTGTTCGGGCTTGGTTCAGGAAGCTGTTTTTAACGCTAAGCTTCGCAAGTATCTGCTTGATTCTGAGCCCGTGAACGTGGAACAGATGTACTTTTATTTTATAAATGACGTTTACGAAGCTGATCTCATGGTGGATGTAACCGATTGTTATGATGAAAAAATTGCAGCACTGAGCGCTTATCGCTCACAATTTATAACGGGTCAAGGTACGGTAGCCACGCCTTTAAATCAAGGCTATATCGAACGAGTTGAAGCTAGAGATCGCATATTAGGTCAAAAGCGCATGTTAAGTTATGCAGAAGGTTTCGTATCTAAGCTGCCCTTGGTGGTAGATCAATTCGTTTGA
- a CDS encoding YitT family protein — protein MRFKERFADRFTNVVAIMIGTAIYAFGLHYFVISNELMEGGVTGVSLLLKYVLNVPPSISTLVINIPLFYIGWKNFGRGQMLYTIFGVVSLSFFLWIMELLIRIEWLVPFHTTQDYFLATLYAGITLGIGLGLVFRFGGTTGGSDILAHIGNKKRGWSVGQIILIIDVIVIGSSFIYLPKEKVLYSLVAVFVSSRLIDYISEGAYAAKAFTIISDQASQLAQAITTELDRGVTLFPARGAYSGNNKEVVYCVVYRHETRRLRELIHSMDPRAFIIIGDVHDVIGEGFKQK, from the coding sequence ATGAGATTTAAGGAACGATTTGCTGATCGATTTACGAATGTTGTTGCAATTATGATCGGTACGGCTATTTATGCGTTTGGTTTGCACTATTTTGTTATTTCCAATGAGTTAATGGAGGGCGGGGTTACAGGTGTTTCATTGCTGCTTAAATACGTACTAAACGTGCCACCGTCCATATCTACCCTTGTAATTAATATCCCATTGTTTTATATCGGTTGGAAAAATTTCGGCAGAGGACAGATGCTATACACCATCTTCGGCGTCGTCTCGCTGTCTTTCTTTCTATGGATCATGGAGCTGCTCATCCGAATAGAATGGCTGGTCCCATTTCACACCACGCAGGATTACTTTCTAGCAACTCTATATGCAGGTATTACACTCGGGATTGGACTCGGACTTGTCTTCCGTTTCGGAGGCACTACGGGTGGCTCTGACATTTTGGCTCATATCGGCAATAAGAAGAGAGGTTGGAGTGTTGGACAAATCATCCTCATTATTGACGTCATCGTCATTGGCTCTTCGTTCATCTATTTACCAAAAGAAAAGGTCTTATATTCACTTGTTGCCGTCTTCGTAAGCTCTCGGCTCATCGATTATATTTCCGAGGGCGCTTACGCGGCCAAAGCATTTACCATTATTAGCGATCAAGCAAGTCAATTAGCACAAGCCATTACGACGGAACTAGACAGGGGAGTGACTTTATTCCCAGCTAGAGGCGCCTACTCCGGCAATAATAAAGAAGTTGTTTATTGCGTCGTCTATCGTCATGAAACCAGAAGGCTTCGTGAACTCATTCATTCAATGGATCCTAGGGCATTCATCATTATTGGTGATGTGCATGATGTTATTGGTGAAGGATTCAAACAAAAGTAA
- the dapB gene encoding 4-hydroxy-tetrahydrodipicolinate reductase: MDRKIRVAVIGASGRMGREVVKTVLTESDMELVAGVNRSSGPIDLGRMVGFEECGVTMSNDLEQALTESRPDVLVDFTGPQTAVSHTNLAIRLGIRPVMGTTGFTPQAIAELDKQCQESGIGGIIAPNFSIGAILMMKFAAQASKYFPNLEIIEYHGDQKLDAPSGTAVKTAELISEVRGELRQGNPNEEETIEGSRGGYYNGFRIHSVRLPGIFAQQEVVMAEQGQALKIRHDSYDRAAYMPGVAIAVRKVMTYSGMIYGFEHFID; this comes from the coding sequence ATGGATCGTAAAATTCGAGTAGCCGTTATTGGTGCAAGTGGAAGAATGGGGCGAGAGGTCGTGAAGACCGTACTCACAGAGTCCGATATGGAATTGGTGGCGGGGGTTAACCGCTCCTCTGGCCCAATTGATTTAGGAAGAATGGTTGGATTTGAAGAATGTGGGGTTACAATGAGCAATGATTTGGAGCAGGCTCTCACAGAATCCAGGCCAGACGTTTTAGTAGATTTTACAGGTCCGCAAACAGCGGTTTCACATACAAACCTGGCTATACGCCTAGGAATTCGCCCAGTAATGGGAACAACGGGATTTACGCCGCAAGCTATTGCTGAATTGGACAAGCAGTGCCAAGAAAGTGGAATTGGCGGAATCATAGCTCCGAATTTCTCAATAGGGGCTATACTTATGATGAAATTTGCTGCTCAAGCGTCTAAATACTTCCCTAATCTAGAAATCATTGAGTATCACGGGGATCAAAAGCTGGACGCTCCTTCTGGAACGGCAGTGAAAACCGCGGAACTTATCTCCGAAGTTAGAGGAGAGCTGCGTCAAGGGAATCCGAATGAAGAAGAAACAATTGAAGGTTCGCGCGGTGGGTATTACAATGGATTTAGAATACATAGTGTTCGACTGCCTGGAATCTTTGCTCAGCAGGAAGTTGTTATGGCGGAGCAAGGCCAAGCGCTCAAAATTAGACATGATTCCTATGATCGTGCAGCCTATATGCCGGGCGTTGCCATTGCAGTACGTAAAGTGATGACATATAGCGGAATGATTTATGGATTCGAGCATTTTATAGATTAA
- a CDS encoding methylglyoxal synthase, giving the protein MLKIALIAHDRKKDEMVNFVIAYEHVFEGHKLYGTGTTAQRIMDGTKLDVHRFMSGPLGGDQQIGALVAQNEMDFIIFLRDPLMAQPHEPDIIALLRLCDVQGIPCATNVATAELLVRALDRGDFGWRELVHKYKPGIE; this is encoded by the coding sequence ATGTTAAAGATAGCGTTAATTGCCCATGATCGTAAGAAAGATGAAATGGTGAACTTCGTTATAGCGTATGAACATGTATTCGAGGGTCATAAGTTATATGGAACAGGGACGACAGCACAGCGGATTATGGATGGCACCAAATTAGACGTACATCGATTTATGTCAGGTCCACTTGGGGGAGACCAGCAAATTGGCGCATTGGTAGCACAAAATGAGATGGATTTTATTATTTTCCTTCGAGATCCATTAATGGCTCAACCACATGAACCCGACATTATTGCTCTGCTGCGTCTATGTGACGTTCAGGGGATTCCTTGCGCTACGAATGTAGCAACAGCCGAACTACTCGTCAGAGCGCTTGATCGCGGTGATTTCGGTTGGAGAGAGTTAGTACATAAATATAAGCCAGGTATTGAATAA
- the bshA gene encoding N-acetyl-alpha-D-glucosaminyl L-malate synthase BshA — protein sequence MKDKLKIGITCYPTLGGSGVVATELGKLLAEKGHEVHFITHSMPFRLGKFHKNIFYHEVEVSQYYVFRYPPYDLSLASKLAQVAKMEELDLLHVHYAIPHAVCALLAKQMVGSKLKVVTTLHGTDITVLGQDQSISDLIRYAINESDAVTAVSKDLIKETRELLDIDRDIDLTYNFVDKRVYYPRDITKLRGEFARPEEKILIHISNFRPVKRVQDVIDIFAKVSKQIPSRLLFVGEGPDLSKMISKVKELGLTDKVTFCGKQDDVAQVISLADVMLLPSEKESFGLVALEAMACGVPTIGSNAGGIPELITHGETGYLADVGDTDKMAEHVVNLLSNQVLYEQVAQNCLTRARHTFCNDITTVQYEEIYYRVLGRELPESHRITASSCQ from the coding sequence ATGAAAGATAAACTTAAGATTGGAATTACCTGCTACCCGACTTTAGGTGGTTCAGGTGTTGTTGCTACTGAACTTGGCAAGCTGCTTGCCGAAAAAGGACACGAGGTTCATTTTATTACACACAGTATGCCTTTTCGTTTGGGTAAATTTCATAAAAATATTTTTTATCATGAAGTGGAAGTCAGTCAATATTATGTCTTTCGTTATCCGCCTTATGACCTTTCTCTTGCCAGTAAATTAGCGCAAGTCGCCAAGATGGAAGAGTTAGATTTACTACATGTTCATTATGCCATTCCTCATGCCGTCTGTGCACTTCTGGCGAAACAGATGGTTGGCAGTAAGCTGAAGGTTGTTACGACACTTCATGGAACGGATATAACTGTTCTGGGACAGGATCAATCGATATCTGACTTAATTCGCTATGCTATTAATGAAAGCGATGCGGTAACAGCGGTTTCGAAAGATTTAATTAAAGAAACAAGAGAATTATTGGACATCGACCGTGACATCGATCTAACTTACAATTTCGTCGATAAACGGGTGTATTATCCTCGTGATATTACGAAGCTTAGAGGCGAGTTTGCTCGGCCGGAAGAGAAGATTCTTATTCATATTTCTAATTTCAGACCTGTCAAACGTGTGCAGGATGTTATTGATATTTTTGCAAAAGTTAGCAAGCAGATTCCGTCACGTCTTTTGTTCGTGGGAGAAGGTCCTGATTTATCCAAAATGATTTCTAAGGTAAAGGAACTTGGCCTCACAGATAAGGTAACGTTCTGTGGTAAACAGGATGATGTAGCACAGGTGATTTCCCTTGCTGACGTGATGCTGCTTCCTTCGGAAAAAGAGAGCTTCGGTCTGGTGGCCTTAGAAGCGATGGCATGCGGGGTGCCGACGATCGGCTCCAATGCCGGCGGGATTCCCGAGCTCATTACGCACGGTGAAACGGGCTATTTAGCAGATGTTGGGGATACTGATAAAATGGCCGAACATGTCGTAAACTTGCTTAGTAATCAAGTATTGTACGAACAAGTGGCACAGAATTGTTTGACGCGTGCTCGGCATACATTTTGTAATGATATAACTACGGTTCAATATGAGGAAATTTATTATCGCGTGCTGGGAAGAGAGCTTCCAGAATCTCATCGCATTACAGCTTCGTCCTGTCAATAA
- a CDS encoding menaquinol-cytochrome c reductase cytochrome b/c subunit, with translation MAHGHKSDEKIVYVGDSRVVKKTQEQRLIPKDYSAYPGKSEAFVPNFLLKEWMVGVVVLVGMLVLVMTEPAPLGYPADPKNTAFIPMPDWYFLFMYQLLKYPYTSGDYVVLGAVVVPGLLFGGLLLAPFLDTGKERRFYRRPIASSLMILSLIACTYLTYTSWSHYQVELKEKNIIPEHIKREEEMHANKGAAAGGGGAKETKKSAAIVAADDPGAELYKKATCLSCHGAGLKGMPASGVPALLGIGDKMSQDEILGVIKNGKGNMGKQYQGNIDKGLSDADINKLAEWLSKQKAQ, from the coding sequence GTGGCGCATGGTCATAAGTCTGACGAAAAAATCGTTTACGTAGGGGATTCCCGCGTAGTTAAGAAAACACAAGAGCAACGACTGATTCCTAAAGATTATTCTGCTTATCCGGGAAAATCGGAAGCATTCGTACCTAACTTCTTGTTGAAAGAATGGATGGTTGGTGTTGTCGTATTGGTCGGTATGCTAGTACTGGTCATGACCGAACCAGCTCCGTTAGGTTATCCTGCGGATCCTAAGAACACTGCTTTCATTCCGATGCCGGATTGGTACTTCTTATTCATGTATCAATTATTAAAATATCCATATACATCTGGTGATTATGTTGTTCTGGGAGCCGTTGTTGTACCTGGTTTACTGTTCGGGGGCCTGCTTCTTGCTCCGTTCTTGGACACAGGTAAAGAGCGTCGCTTCTACAGAAGACCAATCGCTTCAAGCTTGATGATTTTGTCTCTAATCGCTTGTACGTATTTGACGTATACTTCTTGGTCTCATTACCAAGTAGAATTGAAAGAGAAAAACATCATTCCTGAGCACATTAAGCGTGAGGAAGAAATGCACGCGAACAAAGGTGCTGCTGCTGGTGGCGGTGGTGCGAAGGAAACGAAGAAATCTGCAGCAATCGTTGCAGCAGATGATCCTGGTGCAGAACTGTACAAGAAAGCAACATGCTTATCTTGCCACGGTGCTGGACTTAAAGGGATGCCGGCTTCTGGCGTACCAGCCTTGCTAGGTATTGGTGATAAGATGTCCCAAGATGAGATTCTTGGCGTTATCAAAAATGGTAAAGGCAACATGGGTAAACAATATCAAGGTAACATTGATAAAGGCTTAAGCGATGCTGATATTAATAAACTTGCTGAATGGTTATCCAAACAAAAAGCTCAATAA
- a CDS encoding nucleotide pyrophosphohydrolase — MSERTLKDIQQEVDTYISQFKEGYFSPLSMLARMSEEVGELAREVNHTYGEKPKKSTEEDNSIELELGDILFITICFANSLGIDLTEAHDKIMHKFNTRDAGRWTKINTETT, encoded by the coding sequence ATGTCCGAACGTACACTTAAAGATATACAACAAGAGGTTGACACTTATATTTCCCAGTTTAAGGAAGGATATTTCAGTCCTTTATCAATGCTGGCAAGAATGTCAGAGGAAGTTGGTGAATTAGCCCGAGAGGTGAATCATACATACGGTGAAAAGCCCAAAAAAAGCACGGAAGAAGACAATTCAATTGAGCTTGAACTCGGTGATATTCTTTTCATAACCATTTGTTTCGCGAACTCTTTGGGCATTGATTTGACGGAAGCTCACGATAAAATCATGCACAAATTCAACACGCGGGATGCGGGGCGATGGACCAAAATTAACACCGAAACTACATAA
- the qcrB gene encoding menaquinol-cytochrome c reductase cytochrome b subunit gives MFKNVYNWIDERLDITPMWRDVADHEVPEHVNPAHHFSAFVYCFGGLTFFITVIQILSGMFLTMYYTPDIINAYASVDYLQHKVAFGVIVRGMHHWGASLVIVMMFLHTLRVFFTGSYKAPREMNWVVGMLIFFVMLGLGFTGYLLPWDNKAYFATQVGMKIAAEVPFAGPYIETLLQGGEIVGAQTLTRFFAIHVFFLPGVLLALLAGHFFMIRKQGISGPL, from the coding sequence ATGTTTAAAAACGTATACAACTGGATTGACGAACGTCTTGATATTACGCCTATGTGGAGGGATGTAGCAGATCACGAGGTTCCAGAACACGTTAACCCTGCTCATCATTTTTCCGCTTTCGTTTATTGCTTCGGCGGATTGACGTTTTTCATCACAGTTATCCAAATTTTGTCAGGAATGTTTTTAACCATGTACTACACTCCTGATATCATAAACGCGTATGCCAGCGTTGATTACTTACAACATAAAGTAGCTTTCGGTGTTATCGTTAGAGGTATGCACCACTGGGGAGCTAGTTTAGTTATCGTAATGATGTTCTTACATACCCTGCGCGTGTTCTTCACAGGTTCTTATAAAGCACCACGTGAAATGAACTGGGTGGTAGGCATGCTCATTTTCTTCGTTATGTTAGGTCTTGGTTTTACAGGATACCTGCTTCCATGGGATAACAAAGCGTACTTTGCTACGCAAGTAGGTATGAAGATTGCAGCGGAAGTACCTTTCGCAGGACCTTACATCGAAACATTACTACAAGGTGGAGAAATTGTTGGCGCACAAACGTTAACTCGTTTCTTTGCTATTCATGTGTTCTTCCTGCCTGGCGTTCTGCTCGCTTTGCTTGCCGGACACTTCTTCATGATTCGCAAACAAGGTATTTCCGGACCGCTATAA
- a CDS encoding sporulation protein YpjB — protein MFNYSGMKWLTTTLLLAAVISISSACGVSTSTNGQAAKPIDPEQVERIAFLNQIADDMYKQTMDGQVTEARNKLMQMSDQIPKIHFEGITSVEGLNALTETITQAKRVYNAAAYSPEEGQIAVAKIRLATDALTHKNQPMWLQYYKVLQNDTNSLNEDVKANKQKEALANFGKLSQHIAIIHPSLLISRDAASVEKLDSLLAFIRTNLNSQPMSTRQLESGLDHLNHVLDDLFLKNKDAIAFVPITDPRQPIIWSLGIGLIIVSVLSFVGWRMYQSGRHIVPVKQSRESENR, from the coding sequence ATGTTTAATTATTCCGGTATGAAATGGTTAACGACCACACTTCTGCTGGCAGCCGTTATAAGTATAAGCTCAGCTTGTGGAGTTAGCACGAGTACAAACGGACAAGCCGCTAAGCCAATAGATCCTGAACAAGTAGAGCGGATAGCCTTTTTGAACCAAATTGCCGATGATATGTATAAACAAACCATGGATGGTCAAGTAACAGAAGCAAGAAATAAACTGATGCAAATGTCTGATCAGATTCCTAAGATTCATTTCGAGGGGATTACATCTGTTGAGGGGTTAAATGCTTTAACGGAGACGATTACGCAAGCAAAAAGGGTCTATAATGCCGCAGCCTATTCACCAGAAGAAGGGCAGATCGCCGTCGCCAAAATTCGTTTAGCCACGGATGCGCTAACACATAAGAACCAGCCCATGTGGCTGCAATACTATAAAGTGCTGCAAAATGATACAAATAGCCTGAATGAGGATGTTAAAGCGAATAAACAGAAGGAGGCGTTGGCGAATTTTGGTAAGCTCTCGCAGCATATTGCCATTATTCATCCATCTTTGCTGATTAGCCGAGATGCCGCTTCCGTCGAAAAGCTTGATTCGCTGCTTGCTTTTATCCGTACGAATTTGAATAGTCAGCCTATGTCTACTCGACAATTGGAATCAGGGCTTGACCATCTAAATCACGTTCTGGATGATTTGTTTCTGAAGAACAAGGATGCGATCGCTTTCGTGCCAATTACAGACCCTAGACAGCCAATCATCTGGTCGTTAGGTATTGGTCTCATTATTGTCAGTGTACTATCTTTCGTTGGATGGAGAATGTACCAATCAGGACGACATATCGTGCCGGTTAAGCAATCAAGAGAAAGCGAAAATAGGTGA
- a CDS encoding CCA tRNA nucleotidyltransferase, whose translation MSDVVKIKVIDRGASLVLSKLTEAGYEAYLVGGCVRDAVLGRPIKDIDIATSALPEQVMSCFPRTAPTGLQHGTVTVILAQGTYEVTTFRKETEYEGFRRPASVEYISDLTEDLKRRDFTMNAMAMDAAGVVLDPFAGQKDLVDGMLRCVGAAEERFGEDALRMLRCVRFASTYGLEVESSTWQALLAQAPLLRHIAMERVRSELQRMVEGPAPARAVRLLLASRLTAYLKKQLPLPFERWLAWDDALDAVSALEGQHDRWVMLLMLLEMPADTVRTALQELTFSRADCEAVVAVLALREAVAAQLTGGAAQEAALVPDPAPLERVWKLGAVRRGEAAARALLRLLRVLPQCPEQRGELARFLQTAAPELLRRGEDWLKEVPCFSLKELAISGTDLAEELGRQPGPWMGILLQQLLERTALGELPNERESLLLAARAAK comes from the coding sequence ATGTCGGATGTTGTTAAAATAAAAGTAATAGATCGTGGAGCTTCCTTAGTTCTCTCTAAGCTTACAGAAGCTGGGTATGAGGCTTATCTTGTAGGTGGTTGTGTTCGTGATGCTGTGCTAGGCCGACCGATCAAGGATATCGACATTGCGACGTCTGCATTGCCGGAGCAGGTGATGTCCTGCTTCCCGCGGACGGCGCCGACAGGGCTGCAGCACGGCACCGTAACCGTCATCCTGGCACAGGGAACCTATGAGGTGACGACGTTCCGCAAAGAAACGGAATACGAGGGCTTTCGCCGTCCGGCTTCCGTCGAATACATTTCGGATTTGACGGAGGATTTGAAGCGGCGCGATTTTACGATGAACGCTATGGCGATGGACGCGGCGGGCGTTGTGTTGGATCCTTTTGCAGGGCAAAAGGATCTTGTGGACGGGATGCTCCGCTGCGTTGGGGCTGCTGAGGAGCGTTTTGGAGAAGATGCGCTGCGCATGCTTCGCTGTGTTCGTTTTGCCTCGACCTATGGACTGGAGGTCGAGTCGAGTACGTGGCAAGCGCTGCTTGCGCAAGCTCCGCTGCTGCGCCACATTGCAATGGAGCGCGTGCGCAGCGAGCTGCAGCGCATGGTCGAAGGGCCAGCCCCGGCGCGGGCTGTGCGGTTACTGTTGGCGAGCCGCCTCACGGCTTACCTCAAAAAGCAGCTGCCGCTGCCTTTTGAGCGCTGGCTCGCGTGGGATGACGCGCTGGACGCTGTCAGCGCGCTGGAAGGGCAGCATGACCGCTGGGTGATGCTGCTGATGCTCTTGGAGATGCCGGCGGACACGGTCCGCACGGCGCTCCAGGAGCTGACCTTCTCCCGCGCCGATTGCGAAGCGGTCGTGGCGGTGCTGGCCCTGCGCGAGGCTGTGGCCGCGCAGCTTACTGGCGGCGCCGCGCAGGAAGCCGCGTTAGTGCCGGACCCGGCTCCGCTGGAGCGGGTCTGGAAGCTTGGCGCGGTGCGCCGCGGCGAAGCAGCAGCCCGCGCTCTGCTGCGGCTGCTGCGCGTGCTGCCGCAATGCCCTGAGCAGCGCGGCGAGCTCGCGCGCTTCTTGCAAACCGCCGCGCCGGAGCTACTGCGCCGCGGGGAGGATTGGCTGAAGGAGGTTCCCTGCTTCAGCCTGAAGGAACTCGCCATATCCGGCACGGATTTGGCGGAGGAGCTTGGCCGGCAGCCGGGTCCATGGATGGGCATACTGCTGCAGCAGCTGCTCGAACGAACCGCGCTCGGAGAACTCCCGAACGAGCGAGAATCACTTTTACTTGCCGCGCGTGCTGCGAAGTAG
- a CDS encoding DUF1405 domain-containing protein, whose product MQQGLSVSYFWSKDFLLSKKMLWAFFISNLLGTVYGYEWYWAQMVDTIANYPVWYVYFVPDSPTASLFFTLSIGFLLMDRSLDRQPNKLYRAIRGFVEAFALITSFKYGIWAVAMIWTGAWQGVPVGWDGWMLTGSHLAMAVEALLFVRWYRYRLTAIIIVAIWTFWNDFMDYERGIFPRLPRELHNNLLTIEWFTVGLSMTGILIAVICLLIRKKRST is encoded by the coding sequence TTGCAGCAAGGTTTGTCCGTTTCCTATTTTTGGAGCAAGGATTTTCTGCTCAGCAAAAAGATGTTGTGGGCGTTTTTCATTTCAAACCTTTTAGGAACCGTTTATGGCTATGAGTGGTACTGGGCACAAATGGTCGATACGATTGCTAACTATCCGGTTTGGTACGTATATTTTGTTCCGGACAGCCCAACAGCCAGCTTGTTCTTCACTCTATCAATCGGATTCCTGCTTATGGACCGTTCTTTGGATCGGCAACCGAATAAGCTTTATCGTGCTATTCGCGGATTTGTTGAAGCATTCGCATTGATTACCTCATTTAAATATGGAATCTGGGCGGTTGCCATGATATGGACAGGTGCGTGGCAGGGTGTTCCAGTCGGCTGGGATGGTTGGATGCTGACAGGCTCCCATCTGGCAATGGCTGTGGAAGCACTGCTATTTGTTCGATGGTATAGGTACAGGCTAACGGCTATTATCATTGTCGCCATCTGGACATTTTGGAACGATTTCATGGATTATGAAAGAGGGATTTTTCCACGTTTACCTCGAGAACTTCATAACAATCTACTTACGATAGAATGGTTCACAGTAGGGTTAAGTATGACTGGTATATTGATTGCGGTCATATGCCTGCTTATCCGTAAGAAAAGAAGTACATAA
- a CDS encoding biotin--[acetyl-CoA-carboxylase] ligase: MNERILELFQEFPEAYVSGEEISRRLNVSRTAIWKHIEELRSAGYEFEAAPRKGYRLRSKPNSWQVNELLSGLKTKVLGQKIHVYGEVESTQTIAHALIASGAPEGTIVLAEAQTAGRGRMGRTWHSPAGKGIWMSLVLKPRIPVYFMPQLTLLSAVALCRSIQKVCQVDIGIKWPNDLLIKGKKVSGILLESSGEDERLKYVVAGIGISVNLKQEDYPEELRNIATSLAIESGTDIPRESLVQAFLLEFEDLYALYMEKGFAPIRLLWEALSVTLKRPIRTHTPAGVIEGIADSLDDSGALTVITQAGEKIKIYSGDIELK; this comes from the coding sequence ATGAACGAACGTATATTAGAGCTGTTCCAAGAGTTCCCGGAAGCTTATGTTTCCGGTGAGGAAATCAGCCGCCGACTTAACGTTAGCCGCACTGCAATCTGGAAGCATATTGAAGAGCTTCGATCGGCAGGCTATGAATTTGAAGCTGCGCCGCGTAAAGGGTACCGATTGCGGAGTAAGCCTAATTCATGGCAAGTGAACGAATTATTGAGTGGATTGAAAACCAAGGTTCTCGGTCAGAAAATCCATGTTTACGGGGAAGTCGAATCTACACAGACGATAGCACATGCTCTCATTGCATCAGGTGCTCCTGAAGGCACGATTGTGCTGGCAGAGGCACAGACAGCAGGAAGAGGCCGAATGGGGCGAACGTGGCATTCTCCGGCCGGCAAAGGGATCTGGATGAGTCTGGTGTTAAAACCGCGCATTCCGGTCTATTTCATGCCTCAATTAACGCTGCTTAGTGCGGTAGCGCTATGTCGATCCATCCAGAAGGTTTGCCAGGTAGACATCGGCATCAAGTGGCCTAATGATCTTCTAATTAAAGGCAAGAAGGTAAGCGGTATCTTACTTGAAAGCAGTGGGGAAGATGAACGGCTCAAGTATGTAGTTGCAGGAATTGGCATCAGTGTAAATTTGAAGCAGGAGGATTACCCCGAGGAACTTCGGAATATCGCGACTTCACTTGCGATTGAGTCGGGGACTGACATCCCAAGAGAAAGTTTGGTACAAGCTTTTCTTTTAGAATTTGAAGATCTCTATGCGCTTTATATGGAGAAGGGCTTCGCCCCAATCCGTTTGCTGTGGGAGGCTCTCAGTGTAACTTTGAAGCGTCCAATCCGCACGCATACCCCTGCAGGTGTCATTGAAGGTATTGCTGATTCGTTGGATGATTCCGGGGCATTAACGGTAATCACACAAGCTGGAGAGAAAATAAAGATCTATTCCGGAGATATTGAACTGAAGTAA